A stretch of the Ascaphus truei isolate aAscTru1 chromosome 4, aAscTru1.hap1, whole genome shotgun sequence genome encodes the following:
- the LOC142491872 gene encoding uncharacterized protein LOC142491872 has product MVGYPEALTDPSYKSQILVLTYPLIGNYGIPQDQQDEFGLSRWFESDRIHASALIVGENSGNHSHWSSALSLDQWLKHHGVPGLEAPELEGPPALRAEYCSGGAILPSYSSMSSSS; this is encoded by the exons ATGGTGGGGTACCCCGAGGCCCTGACAGACCCTTCCTACAAGTCTCAGATCCTGGTCCTCACCTACCCGCTGATCGGGAACTACGGGATCCCCCAGGACCAGCAGGATGAGTTCGGACTCAGCCGG TGGTTCGAGTCCGATCGGATCCACGCGTCGGCGCTGATCGTGGGAGAGAACTCGGGGAACCACAGCCACTGGAGCTCGGCGCTCTCACTGGACCAGTGGCTGAAGCACCACGGAGTCCCTGGACTGGAAg ccccggagctggagggaccGCCTGCACTCCGTGCTGAGTACTGTTCTGGCGGGGCCATCctgccctcatattcttctatgtcctcctccagctga